Proteins found in one Candidatus Binatia bacterium genomic segment:
- a CDS encoding DinB family protein, translating to MPSTTLKPEQLRDAGRNVSAADYAGTIRAYYPFWDTQHRPFLLAAVAALPREKFDFKPRPEMFTAHQMIVHIAECERHWIHVVIEGGAYEEWVAPAEPPEQGWTNVVDLPDHASLFAALEKWHRNTQRQLERPASDLTKVITWRDPSGREFSYTLHCILDRVHEHEIHHRGQLNLYLRLMGIEPPSI from the coding sequence ATGCCCAGCACGACACTCAAACCGGAACAGCTCCGCGACGCGGGCCGGAACGTCTCGGCAGCCGATTACGCGGGCACGATCCGAGCGTATTACCCCTTCTGGGACACCCAGCACCGTCCGTTTCTCCTCGCGGCGGTCGCGGCGCTGCCTCGCGAGAAGTTCGACTTCAAGCCGCGTCCGGAGATGTTCACCGCGCACCAGATGATCGTTCACATCGCCGAATGCGAACGGCACTGGATCCACGTGGTCATCGAGGGGGGTGCCTACGAGGAGTGGGTCGCGCCTGCCGAGCCGCCCGAGCAGGGGTGGACCAACGTGGTCGACCTGCCGGACCATGCGTCGCTCTTCGCGGCGCTCGAGAAATGGCACCGGAACACGCAGCGGCAGCTCGAACGCCCGGCGTCGGACCTTACCAAGGTGATCACCTGGCGCGATCCCTCGGGGCGGGAATTCTCCTACACGCTGCATTGCATCCTGGATCGCGTGCACGAGCACGAGATCCATCACCGCGGTCAGCTCAATCTGTACCTGCGCCTGATGGGGATCGAGCCACCCTCGATCTGA
- the smpB gene encoding SsrA-binding protein SmpB, with protein MARDQDSKPKQDKTKREDERRVIATNRKARHDYWVIETYETGIELRGSEVKSLRDAKAQLQDAYASIEGGQLFLRSAHINPYDPAAHENHDPTRARRLLMHRAEIRRLATKLEESGLTLVPLSLYFKNGKVKVELALVRGRREFDKRAKLDERRSRRELRGVMRGERPD; from the coding sequence ATGGCGCGCGACCAGGATTCCAAGCCCAAACAGGACAAGACCAAGCGCGAAGACGAGCGCCGCGTGATCGCGACGAACCGGAAGGCTCGTCACGACTACTGGGTCATCGAGACCTACGAGACCGGCATCGAGCTTCGGGGGAGCGAGGTCAAGTCGCTGCGCGACGCCAAGGCGCAGCTTCAGGACGCTTACGCCTCCATCGAAGGCGGGCAGCTGTTCCTGCGCAGCGCCCACATCAATCCGTACGATCCCGCGGCGCACGAGAACCACGACCCCACGCGCGCGCGGCGGCTTCTCATGCATCGCGCGGAGATCCGCCGCCTGGCCACCAAGCTCGAGGAGTCGGGGCTGACGCTGGTGCCGCTCTCGCTCTACTTCAAGAACGGGAAGGTGAAGGTGGAGCTGGCCCTGGTGCGCGGACGGCGCGAATTCGACAAGCGCGCGAAGCTGGACGAGCGTCGCTCCCGCCGGGAGCTGCGCGGGGTCATGCGCGGGGAGCGCCCGGACTGA
- a CDS encoding N-acetylmuramoyl-L-alanine amidase, giving the protein MRDVPTRVSLLLFLLFLLAALVPALTRAERSAAPITVIYPEPRNPERFVPIVLDGVRYVSTNDLARVFGATKYWRPEIQKLSLRIGEHTLRFSIGAPVVLVDEAAKNLIRPATLVRGVVYAPEEIVERIFDWGLASDAAWDETGRTIRFRGVVHSVRQAQLFVRGRVTEVSATLGRSLPARLLYAMPGEVRVLFEGGTLDTAHVFTGGAVARGEIREIPGGVDLRLVLGDSAVGYQVSSAPNRMKVAVTDDPGLVEAGLFTPLEPLRVGGKPNAVRTIVIDPGHGGTDLGAQLPGGMAEKDATLEIARSLRTALASRLNAKIVLTRESDVLLSPARRAELANEAGADLFISIHLEGDGTIKGGGFRLLAESPVASPNEGGGVPVVLPGDGDGIELKPWRSAQSAVVGASIAFAQTVADALARSFPQAPVLVRTGGMSVLEPVLCPAIVVESAPAARSGPESMSMRGYTTYDYTQTVARAIEDFVRKSRA; this is encoded by the coding sequence ATGCGCGACGTTCCGACCCGCGTCTCTCTCCTGCTGTTCCTTCTATTCCTGCTCGCCGCGCTCGTTCCCGCGCTGACGCGCGCCGAGCGCTCGGCCGCGCCGATCACGGTCATCTATCCCGAGCCGCGCAATCCGGAGCGCTTCGTCCCGATCGTTCTGGACGGCGTCCGCTACGTCTCGACGAACGACCTGGCGCGCGTCTTCGGCGCCACCAAGTACTGGCGGCCGGAGATCCAGAAGCTCTCGCTCCGGATCGGCGAGCACACGCTGCGCTTTTCGATCGGGGCGCCGGTGGTGCTCGTCGACGAGGCGGCGAAGAACCTGATCCGGCCCGCGACTCTCGTGCGCGGGGTGGTCTACGCGCCCGAGGAGATCGTCGAGCGCATCTTCGATTGGGGACTGGCGAGCGACGCGGCGTGGGACGAGACGGGGCGCACGATCCGCTTCCGCGGCGTCGTGCACTCCGTGCGTCAGGCGCAGCTCTTCGTGCGCGGCCGGGTGACCGAGGTCTCCGCGACGCTGGGCAGGAGCCTTCCCGCGCGCCTCCTCTACGCAATGCCGGGCGAGGTGCGGGTGCTCTTCGAGGGGGGAACCCTCGACACGGCCCACGTCTTCACCGGGGGCGCGGTCGCGCGCGGCGAGATCCGCGAGATCCCGGGCGGCGTGGACCTGCGCCTGGTTCTCGGCGACAGCGCGGTCGGCTATCAGGTCTCGAGCGCGCCGAACCGCATGAAGGTGGCGGTGACCGACGACCCGGGGCTGGTCGAGGCCGGGCTCTTCACGCCGCTCGAGCCGCTGCGGGTCGGCGGCAAGCCGAACGCCGTGCGCACGATCGTGATCGATCCCGGACATGGCGGCACCGACCTCGGCGCCCAGCTCCCGGGCGGGATGGCCGAGAAGGACGCCACGCTCGAGATCGCCCGCTCGCTGCGCACCGCGCTCGCGTCGCGCCTGAACGCGAAGATCGTGCTCACGCGCGAGAGCGACGTCCTCCTCTCGCCGGCGCGGCGCGCCGAGCTCGCGAACGAGGCGGGGGCGGACCTTTTCATCAGCATCCACCTGGAGGGTGATGGAACCATCAAGGGGGGCGGCTTCCGGCTCCTCGCCGAGTCTCCGGTCGCGTCGCCGAACGAAGGAGGCGGCGTCCCGGTCGTGCTGCCGGGGGATGGAGACGGGATCGAGCTCAAGCCGTGGCGCTCGGCGCAGTCGGCGGTGGTGGGGGCGAGCATCGCGTTCGCCCAGACCGTGGCCGACGCGCTCGCGCGCTCCTTCCCGCAGGCTCCGGTGCTGGTGCGGACCGGTGGCATGAGCGTCCTGGAGCCGGTCCTCTGCCCGGCGATCGTCGTGGAGTCGGCCCCCGCGGCCCGATCCGGCCCCGAATCGATGAGCATGCGGGGCTACACCACCTACGACTACACCCAGACCGTGGCGCGCGCGATCGAGGACTTCGTGCGAAAATCGAGAGCATGA
- a CDS encoding GerMN domain-containing protein: MSQTFGSPGPAGVARRRWIVGGIAAALGIAIALLIWKAPWRRNELGLSRYSPVAAELEGVRGVYLYYALPNSDSLVAEYRDVVVKDHPVDQVRAIFRELIAGPSGNRISPFPDGTELLNTYWTQRGTLYLDWNRALVAGFRGGTGRERQLLGSIVKSAVENLPEVQRVTILVEGSPIETIGGHFDTLQPLEAEDWR; encoded by the coding sequence ATGAGCCAGACCTTCGGCAGCCCCGGACCGGCTGGCGTCGCGCGCCGCCGATGGATCGTGGGCGGCATCGCCGCGGCGCTGGGGATCGCCATCGCCCTTCTGATCTGGAAGGCGCCCTGGCGGCGGAACGAGCTGGGCCTCTCGCGCTATTCGCCCGTCGCCGCGGAGCTGGAGGGCGTGCGCGGCGTCTACCTCTACTACGCGCTTCCCAATTCCGACAGTCTCGTCGCCGAATACCGCGACGTCGTCGTGAAGGACCATCCGGTGGACCAGGTGCGCGCGATCTTCCGCGAGCTGATCGCCGGTCCCTCGGGGAACCGCATCTCGCCCTTTCCCGATGGCACCGAGCTGCTCAACACCTACTGGACGCAGCGGGGGACGCTCTACCTCGACTGGAACCGGGCGCTGGTCGCGGGATTCCGCGGCGGCACTGGGCGCGAGCGGCAGCTGCTCGGCTCGATCGTGAAGAGCGCGGTCGAGAACCTGCCCGAAGTGCAGCGCGTCACGATTCTCGTCGAGGGAAGCCCGATCGAGACGATCGGGGGCCACTTCGACACCCTGCAGCCGCTCGAAGCCGAGGACTGGCGCTAG
- the murI gene encoding glutamate racemase, giving the protein MRLGVFDSGIGGLTVVRHLRRLLPSWEIVYFGDTARVPYGAKSDATVRRFASEAVRFLSQFHVSRIVVACNTVSAVALRHLEREFQGLPVTGVIVPGADAAVRATKNGRIGVIGTRATVASAAYQHAIAAASRRAGVRTRVWAEPCPMLVPFAEEGLQNSKAAREVLREYLAPLARRRIDTLILGCTHYPVFKRAIRAVLGRRVQLIDSGEATARRLAAAVRAESRASARSARRVPAARGPARAARADGRGSLECFVSDIPQQFELVGRRFLGKAMGRVRNVPQDDLPWFERPASWAR; this is encoded by the coding sequence GTGCGGCTCGGCGTCTTCGATTCCGGCATCGGCGGTCTCACCGTCGTGCGCCATCTGCGGCGGCTCCTTCCCTCGTGGGAGATCGTCTACTTCGGCGATACGGCGCGCGTTCCCTACGGCGCCAAGTCGGACGCGACCGTACGGCGCTTCGCCTCCGAGGCGGTGCGCTTCCTCTCCCAGTTCCACGTGAGCCGGATCGTCGTCGCGTGCAACACCGTCTCGGCCGTCGCGCTGCGGCACCTGGAGCGCGAATTCCAGGGATTGCCCGTGACCGGCGTCATCGTGCCCGGGGCCGATGCCGCCGTGCGCGCCACGAAGAACGGACGGATCGGCGTGATCGGGACGCGCGCCACGGTGGCGAGCGCGGCCTATCAACACGCGATCGCCGCGGCTTCCCGCCGCGCCGGCGTGCGCACGCGCGTCTGGGCCGAGCCCTGCCCGATGCTCGTGCCGTTCGCGGAGGAGGGGCTGCAGAACTCGAAAGCGGCGCGCGAAGTGCTGCGCGAATACCTGGCGCCCCTCGCGCGCCGCCGCATCGACACCTTGATCCTCGGGTGCACGCACTACCCCGTGTTCAAGCGCGCGATCCGCGCGGTGCTGGGGCGGCGCGTCCAGCTCATCGACTCGGGAGAAGCGACGGCGCGTCGCCTGGCCGCGGCGGTGCGTGCCGAATCGCGCGCGTCCGCGCGGTCCGCTCGGCGGGTTCCGGCGGCGCGGGGTCCCGCGCGAGCCGCGCGAGCGGATGGGCGCGGCTCGCTCGAGTGCTTCGTCTCTGACATTCCGCAGCAGTTCGAGCTCGTGGGCCGGCGGTTTCTCGGCAAGGCGATGGGACGCGTGCGCAACGTGCCTCAGGACGACCTGCCGTGGTTCGAGCGCCCGGCGAGCTGGGCGCGATGA
- the rph gene encoding ribonuclease PH, giving the protein MVRAPGELGAMSPARPKSRSVARSASRSVARPVVGPAARPGRRVDGRRAAELRPLSIRRGYLKNAEGSALIQMGGTIVLCAATVEERVPPWLRGGGRGWITAEYSMLPRSSHERIQREVNRGHVGGRTQEIQRLIGRSLRAVANLEALGERQILIDCDVIEADGGTRTASITGAFIALADAIRWLSARVKLPGPPLRDFVAAVSVGLVNGAPALDLCYAEDSKAQVDMNLVMTGAGRLVEIQGTAEGEAFSERELAQLIDLGKGGIRRLIAEQRSVLGIRTLPKIWA; this is encoded by the coding sequence GTGGTTCGAGCGCCCGGCGAGCTGGGCGCGATGAGCCCCGCACGCCCGAAATCCCGTTCGGTGGCGCGGTCGGCCTCGCGTTCGGTGGCGCGGCCGGTGGTCGGTCCGGCGGCTCGTCCTGGCCGCCGCGTTGACGGACGCCGCGCCGCGGAGCTCCGTCCCCTCTCGATCCGGCGCGGCTACCTGAAGAACGCCGAGGGTTCGGCGCTGATCCAGATGGGCGGCACGATCGTCCTGTGCGCGGCGACCGTCGAGGAGCGCGTGCCCCCCTGGCTGCGCGGCGGAGGCCGGGGGTGGATCACCGCCGAGTACAGCATGCTGCCGCGCTCCTCCCACGAGCGGATCCAGCGGGAAGTGAACCGGGGGCACGTGGGCGGCCGCACGCAGGAGATCCAGAGGCTCATTGGACGGTCGCTCCGCGCCGTCGCGAATCTCGAGGCGCTCGGCGAGCGGCAGATCCTGATCGACTGCGACGTCATCGAGGCGGACGGCGGAACCCGGACCGCCTCCATCACGGGGGCGTTCATCGCGCTCGCCGACGCGATTCGATGGCTCTCGGCGCGGGTGAAGCTGCCGGGACCGCCGCTGCGCGATTTCGTGGCCGCCGTCTCGGTCGGGCTCGTGAACGGCGCGCCCGCGCTCGACCTCTGCTACGCGGAAGACTCCAAGGCGCAGGTCGACATGAACCTGGTCATGACCGGCGCCGGTCGTCTCGTGGAGATCCAGGGGACCGCCGAGGGGGAAGCCTTCAGCGAGCGCGAGCTGGCGCAGCTGATCGATCTGGGCAAGGGCGGCATCCGCCGGCTCATCGCCGAGCAGCGGAGCGTGCTCGGCATCCGGACCCTCCCGAAGATCTGGGCGTGA
- the rdgB gene encoding RdgB/HAM1 family non-canonical purine NTP pyrophosphatase: MIERVVLATRNAGKARELEELLSGIAGRLESLDAYPGVILPPEGHQSFAENARAKALAVSAALGAAAIGDDSGLEVDALGGEPGIRSARYAGGGAGDEANNALLLERLAGIPPERRTARFRCVLALEVPGAPGALVEGVCEGAIAEAPRGSRGFGYDPLFVPSGETRTFAELSSKAKDAISHRARAAAALRQALAGPR, translated from the coding sequence GTGATCGAGCGGGTCGTTCTCGCGACCCGTAACGCCGGCAAGGCGCGCGAGCTCGAGGAACTCCTGAGCGGGATCGCCGGCCGCCTGGAGTCGCTGGATGCCTACCCCGGCGTGATCCTTCCCCCCGAAGGGCACCAGTCGTTTGCCGAGAACGCGCGCGCCAAGGCGCTGGCCGTGAGCGCCGCGCTGGGCGCGGCCGCCATCGGCGACGACTCGGGGCTCGAGGTCGACGCCCTGGGCGGGGAGCCCGGGATCCGGTCGGCGCGCTACGCCGGCGGGGGCGCCGGCGACGAGGCGAACAACGCGCTCCTGCTCGAGCGGTTGGCCGGCATCCCGCCGGAGCGGCGGACGGCCCGGTTTCGCTGCGTCCTGGCGCTCGAGGTTCCCGGCGCGCCGGGCGCGCTGGTCGAAGGAGTGTGCGAGGGGGCGATCGCGGAAGCGCCGCGGGGGTCCCGTGGGTTCGGGTACGACCCGCTGTTCGTGCCGAGCGGGGAGACGCGAACGTTCGCCGAGCTGTCGAGCAAGGCCAAGGACGCGATCAGCCACCGGGCGCGCGCGGCGGCGGCCCTGCGCCAGGCGCTGGCGGGGCCGCGATAA
- a CDS encoding CTP synthase → MAAPIRIAIVGDKNPDFVSHQTTGPALEHAAAKLGVPVEVEWIGTASIDPAHPESVLADWDGLWINAGSPYASRPGALAAIRYGREGKRPMLATCAGFQYGLLEFAHNVLGRTDLEHEEDAPNAENLLIHQVSCPVPGREDDAPKLSGPPQRVHIREESRAREILGTDRIEEEYFCNFELNPDYDELFEEHGLEFTGFGDRGDSRIFEVPEHPFYIATLFQPQRKSRPNAPHPMVVAFVRAAARELAGSEEPAVR, encoded by the coding sequence GTGGCTGCTCCGATTCGAATCGCCATCGTCGGGGACAAGAACCCCGACTTCGTGTCGCACCAGACCACCGGGCCGGCCCTCGAGCACGCGGCCGCGAAGCTCGGCGTGCCGGTCGAGGTCGAGTGGATCGGCACGGCGTCGATCGATCCCGCCCATCCCGAATCGGTTTTGGCTGACTGGGATGGATTGTGGATCAACGCCGGCAGCCCCTACGCCAGCCGACCCGGCGCCCTGGCCGCCATCCGCTACGGCCGCGAGGGGAAGCGCCCGATGCTCGCCACCTGCGCCGGCTTCCAGTACGGCCTGCTCGAGTTCGCGCACAACGTCCTCGGCCGGACCGATCTGGAACACGAGGAGGATGCTCCAAACGCCGAGAACCTCCTGATCCATCAGGTGTCCTGTCCCGTTCCCGGCCGCGAGGACGACGCGCCCAAGCTCTCCGGGCCGCCGCAGCGCGTGCACATCCGGGAAGAATCCCGTGCCCGCGAGATCCTCGGCACCGACCGCATCGAGGAAGAGTATTTCTGCAACTTCGAGCTGAACCCCGATTACGACGAGCTCTTCGAGGAGCACGGCCTGGAGTTCACGGGCTTCGGCGACCGCGGCGATTCGCGTATCTTCGAGGTGCCGGAGCATCCCTTCTACATCGCGACCCTTTTCCAGCCTCAGCGGAAGTCGCGCCCCAACGCGCCCCATCCGATGGTCGTGGCCTTCGTGCGCGCCGCGGCGAGGGAGCTGGCCGGGAGCGAAGAACCCGCCGTTCGCTAG
- a CDS encoding chromate resistance protein ChrB domain-containing protein translates to MKWITRENAKVDRIACPWLIRRFVDPDAVFLFVPADQVAAVAAAEKAIPYDVPGAELGHVEGRCSFESILLKYGLTQDPGLQGVAAIVHAADVADDIDHAPEARGLRAIAEGFALVHGRDDRTKLEREAPLYDALYAWCLHRAEPARPKAPVG, encoded by the coding sequence ATGAAATGGATCACCCGTGAAAACGCCAAGGTCGACCGGATCGCCTGTCCCTGGCTGATCCGCCGATTCGTGGATCCGGATGCCGTCTTCCTGTTCGTGCCCGCCGACCAGGTGGCCGCCGTCGCCGCCGCGGAGAAGGCGATCCCCTACGACGTCCCTGGAGCCGAGCTTGGGCATGTGGAAGGGCGCTGTTCCTTCGAGAGCATCCTCCTCAAGTATGGGCTCACCCAGGATCCCGGCCTTCAGGGCGTGGCGGCGATCGTCCACGCCGCCGACGTCGCCGACGACATCGATCACGCGCCGGAGGCGCGGGGATTGCGGGCCATCGCGGAGGGGTTCGCCCTCGTTCACGGGCGGGACGATCGCACCAAGTTGGAGCGGGAGGCGCCTCTTTACGACGCTCTGTACGCCTGGTGTCTCCATCGGGCCGAGCCCGCCCGACCGAAAGCGCCGGTCGGTTGA
- a CDS encoding GntR family transcriptional regulator encodes MRRLLLGEIVRGDLAPSEGINEAELSTRLGVSRTPLREAMLALTQEGFLTATPGRGFSVRALRRSDAEEIYPILWTLEGAALRASWPLPASRLRELDMANRRLEAARADASMALARDREWHALLLAGCPNRTLLSMIENLKDHAARYEEAFMRNSGQVITSVTQHREIQAAIRRGDLERALALLEKNWRVSLDFLGPWLEATTEP; translated from the coding sequence GTGCGCCGGCTACTGCTCGGTGAGATCGTGCGCGGCGACCTCGCTCCGTCGGAGGGGATCAACGAGGCCGAGCTCTCGACGCGGCTCGGCGTCAGCCGCACCCCGCTCCGGGAGGCGATGCTCGCGCTGACGCAGGAGGGCTTTCTCACCGCCACGCCGGGCCGGGGTTTCTCCGTGCGGGCCCTTCGCCGGAGCGACGCGGAGGAGATCTACCCGATCCTCTGGACGCTGGAGGGGGCGGCCCTCCGGGCATCGTGGCCCCTTCCGGCATCCCGCCTGCGGGAGCTCGACATGGCGAACCGCCGTCTCGAAGCGGCCCGGGCGGATGCCTCGATGGCGCTCGCGCGCGACCGGGAATGGCACGCCCTCCTCCTGGCGGGCTGTCCCAACCGGACCCTTCTTTCGATGATCGAGAACTTGAAGGACCACGCGGCCCGCTACGAGGAGGCGTTCATGCGGAACTCGGGGCAGGTCATCACGTCGGTGACGCAGCATCGCGAGATCCAGGCGGCGATCCGGCGCGGCGACCTGGAGCGCGCGCTGGCGCTCCTCGAGAAGAACTGGAGGGTCAGTCTCGACTTCCTCGGCCCCTGGCTGGAGGCAACGACGGAGCCATGA
- a CDS encoding M20/M25/M40 family metallo-hydrolase, giving the protein MSAKPATAPSAAPVAPAIPSRPVPDPLAPEAIVGLLSDLVRIPSVNPAIAPDEAHGEGAIADFACGWLLANGIRAWKEDAAPGRPNVVAEAGDGGPALILYGHLDTVGTAGMTIPPFEPRVEAGRLYGRGATDMKGGVAACMAAAAALARDPLPGRVQLALVADEEYESIGAADFVRRHRADGCIVSESSEGELILAHKGFVWADITTRGRAAHGSRFDLGVSAIARMGRVIAALDRFDADTLRARTAPLVGPASMHCALVRGGAGLSTYAPECSLSIERRTLPGETAAQIEEELKRVIRDAGEEAEVSIRTVRSASRTPAESPLAVAVRDAAAAITGNRPRDVGAPYWMDSALFAEAGIPSVNYGPTGSGPHEAVEWVDIASVVSCARIYVEAARRFWGAP; this is encoded by the coding sequence ATGAGCGCGAAACCGGCCACCGCCCCGTCCGCCGCGCCCGTGGCGCCCGCCATCCCGAGCCGGCCCGTTCCCGACCCGCTCGCTCCCGAGGCGATCGTCGGTCTTCTCTCCGACCTGGTCCGCATCCCCTCGGTCAATCCCGCGATCGCTCCCGACGAGGCGCACGGCGAGGGCGCCATCGCCGACTTCGCTTGCGGCTGGCTTCTGGCCAACGGCATTCGCGCCTGGAAGGAGGATGCCGCGCCCGGGCGTCCCAACGTCGTCGCCGAAGCCGGCGACGGCGGTCCGGCGCTGATCCTGTACGGACACCTCGATACGGTCGGGACGGCGGGAATGACGATTCCTCCCTTCGAGCCGCGCGTCGAGGCGGGGCGCCTCTACGGCCGCGGCGCGACCGACATGAAGGGAGGCGTGGCGGCCTGCATGGCGGCGGCTGCCGCGCTCGCGCGGGACCCTCTCCCGGGCCGCGTGCAGTTAGCGCTGGTCGCGGACGAAGAGTACGAGAGCATCGGCGCCGCCGACTTCGTCCGCCGCCATCGCGCCGACGGCTGCATCGTGTCCGAATCCAGCGAGGGCGAGCTGATCCTGGCGCACAAAGGATTCGTCTGGGCCGACATCACGACGCGGGGCAGGGCGGCGCACGGAAGCCGCTTCGACCTGGGCGTGAGCGCCATCGCCCGCATGGGGCGGGTCATCGCCGCGCTCGACCGCTTCGACGCCGATACGCTCCGCGCGCGGACCGCGCCGCTCGTGGGCCCCGCCTCGATGCACTGTGCCCTCGTGCGGGGCGGTGCGGGGCTCTCGACCTACGCCCCCGAGTGCTCGCTCTCGATCGAGCGGCGCACGCTTCCGGGCGAGACCGCAGCTCAGATCGAAGAGGAGCTGAAGCGCGTGATTCGAGACGCGGGGGAGGAGGCCGAGGTTTCGATCCGCACGGTGCGAAGCGCGAGCCGGACGCCCGCCGAAAGCCCCCTGGCGGTCGCGGTGCGGGATGCGGCGGCCGCGATCACGGGGAACCGGCCGCGGGACGTCGGGGCGCCCTACTGGATGGACTCGGCGCTTTTTGCCGAGGCGGGAATCCCGTCAGTGAACTACGGCCCCACGGGAAGCGGCCCCCACGAGGCGGTGGAGTGGGTCGACATCGCGTCCGTCGTGAGCTGCGCCCGGATCTACGTGGAGGCCGCCCGCCGCTTCTGGGGCGCCCCCTAG
- a CDS encoding AI-2E family transporter — protein sequence MTEDRTSDPRRDLFFIVRAIAFLGLMLFLLWLAGDVLLLLFAGVLVAIFIDGIANWIRCHTRIGRGASIAIALLGLVLVFGVVGVYSAPDIADQVSQLGQELPRAVDAVRQQLDKHTWTKLILDQLPSAKELRSPGTGLLRRATGALSSTAIALARMVLIAAIGVFLTIQPGLYRRGLLRLIPIRKRERAADVLDAVTNNLRGWLVGKVLSAIAIGVATWTGLQLLGIPLALILSVLAGVFSFIPNVGPVLAVVPAMLLGLLQSPSLALYVFLLYLGIQIVETYLLTPWLAHRTAELPPALTLVTQILLGVLFGGMGVIMAAPVTAAGIVLMRMVYVEDVLGDKGAQENLPPRDRVGSSD from the coding sequence ATGACCGAAGACCGCACTTCCGATCCGCGTCGCGACCTGTTCTTCATCGTCCGGGCGATCGCGTTCCTCGGGCTCATGCTGTTCCTCCTGTGGCTCGCCGGGGATGTGCTGCTCCTCCTGTTCGCCGGCGTGCTCGTCGCGATCTTCATCGACGGCATCGCGAACTGGATCCGGTGCCACACCCGAATCGGGCGCGGAGCTTCCATCGCGATCGCGCTCCTTGGCCTCGTGCTGGTATTCGGCGTGGTGGGGGTCTACTCCGCGCCGGATATCGCGGACCAGGTGAGCCAGCTGGGGCAGGAGCTCCCGCGAGCGGTGGATGCGGTCCGCCAGCAGCTCGACAAGCACACCTGGACGAAGCTGATCCTCGACCAGCTCCCCAGCGCGAAAGAGCTGCGGTCCCCCGGGACCGGGCTCCTGCGACGGGCAACGGGAGCTCTCTCCAGCACGGCGATCGCCCTCGCGCGCATGGTCCTGATCGCGGCGATCGGCGTCTTCCTCACGATCCAGCCCGGCTTGTATCGCCGCGGCCTCCTGCGGCTCATCCCCATTCGGAAGCGCGAACGCGCGGCCGACGTGCTCGACGCGGTCACGAACAATCTCCGGGGCTGGCTCGTGGGCAAGGTGCTCTCGGCGATCGCGATCGGGGTGGCGACGTGGACCGGACTCCAGCTCCTCGGGATCCCGCTCGCGCTCATTCTCTCCGTGCTCGCCGGCGTGTTCAGCTTCATTCCCAATGTCGGCCCCGTCCTCGCGGTGGTGCCGGCCATGCTCCTCGGGCTCTTGCAGAGTCCGTCGCTCGCCCTCTACGTCTTCCTCCTCTACCTCGGCATCCAGATCGTCGAGACCTATCTTCTGACGCCGTGGCTCGCGCATCGCACCGCGGAGCTCCCGCCCGCGCTGACCCTGGTGACCCAGATTCTGCTGGGCGTGCTTTTCGGGGGTATGGGGGTCATCATGGCGGCACCCGTGACCGCCGCGGGGATCGTGCTGATGCGGATGGTCTACGTGGAAGACGTGCTCGGAGACAAGGGGGCGCAGGAGAACCTGCCCCCGCGGGACCGAGTGGGCAGCTCGGATTAG
- a CDS encoding single-stranded DNA-binding protein yields MAGVNKVILVGNLGSDPEVRSTPGGQRVANFRLATSRQWTGQDGQRQEKTEWHSIVAWGKLADIVERYLQKGKQVYVEGRLETRSWQDKETQQTRYKTEIICEQMQMLGRPGERNGGGEPSYDAPARGSAPDDSYQPAPSGGGSDDDLPF; encoded by the coding sequence GTGGCAGGAGTGAACAAAGTCATCCTGGTCGGCAATCTGGGATCGGATCCCGAGGTCCGGTCCACGCCCGGCGGGCAGCGCGTCGCCAATTTCCGCCTCGCGACCTCGCGCCAGTGGACGGGCCAGGACGGCCAGCGCCAGGAGAAGACGGAATGGCATTCGATCGTGGCCTGGGGGAAGCTGGCCGACATCGTCGAGCGCTACCTCCAGAAGGGGAAGCAGGTCTACGTCGAGGGACGCCTCGAGACGCGCTCCTGGCAGGACAAGGAGACGCAGCAGACCCGCTACAAGACCGAGATCATCTGCGAGCAGATGCAGATGCTCGGGCGCCCCGGCGAGCGGAACGGAGGCGGCGAGCCGAGCTACGACGCGCCGGCCCGCGGCAGCGCTCCGGACGACAGCTATCAGCCGGCGCCGAGCGGCGGCGGATCGGACGACGACCTGCCGTTCTAG